GGATTACCCTTCAACCCCAAGAGAAACAAACCAGTTAATCGCAGAtcgtatttatatatatataaaggaatGCAGGGAATTATCAGAGAGTTACTTCGTGGTAGCCGATGGTGCCGGCGGAATCGATCCAGAATTTGGACTCCAATCCCCTCTTGCGGACAAGGTCTCTGAACACGGCCTCCGCGGCAGGGCTTCGGCAGATGTTGCCTGGAAGGAAGAGATGGAGAATTAATGCTAAGGAGACCCAAAGTAAGGAGGAAGAGGTAAGGATGGAGCTATAGCTTTCCAGGGTCTGGGATTGGGAAGGCTCACCGAGGCAAACGAAAAGCACGGAGAAGGGCTTGGACTCTGCAGCGGATGGCGCCGCCATGGATGCTGCTTGctctgcggcggcggcggcggcgacgacgAACCGGAGAGAGGCGGAAATAGGATTCCGAGAGGGCAGATGATGATGGGGAGgatgagaagaagaggggaggggATGTGAATAGAAGGTTTTATAAGGGAGGAGAGTGGGTTTAGTAAGATCAAGAAAGGGGAATGAACCAAGTTGGCAGAATGGTAATTTCGGTACAGTTGCCGCTGCTGCTGCACTGAAGCTTAAGGCGTCTCTCATGTCCCCCTTCTGCCCACCGACCACCAATCGGAAAGAAGACGAGAGGGGAGAGAAGGGTCGGGAATGGTTATTTTCGTCGCTATGCAAAATCCGGTGGTCGAGAATAGCAATCACACAAATCGCCGATGCCTTGTTCGAAAGAGAAGAAGACAGCCCACCTCCATCCGACGGGGTTTTGTGGAGGGGAGGAGGgaagtccgacgacgcttataagcgtcgtcgtattTTTTTCctacgccgacgcttaaaagcgtcgtcgtatTTTGTCCCCACTCATACTACAAGCGTCGGCAGTTACCGttgcaagaaaaaaatttgccgacgcttttttgtAGGGTCGGCAATATAGAGTCGCCAAAACCCTTTATTGTTGTAGTGCTAACTTCTTTCTAACAAACTTA
This portion of the Phoenix dactylifera cultivar Barhee BC4 chromosome 11, palm_55x_up_171113_PBpolish2nd_filt_p, whole genome shotgun sequence genome encodes:
- the LOC120112542 gene encoding low molecular weight phosphotyrosine protein phosphatase-like — protein: MRDALSFSAAAAATVPKLPFCQLGSFPFLDLTKPTLLPYKTFYSHPLPSSSHPPHHHLPSRNPISASLRFVVAAAAAAEQAASMAAPSAAESKPFSVLFVCLGNICRSPAAEAVFRDLVRKRGLESKFWIDSAGTIGYHEGNPADSRMRAASKRRGIEVTSISRPIRPSDFKEFDLILAMDMQNRGTE